The window CGACGACGCTGGTCTCGGTGCGCAGGCTCGTCGGGATCGGGCCACGTGCGCTGATCCGGTACAGCTGGTCGTAGAGCTCGTCGACGAGGTCGGCACTGATGCCCTTGTAGAGCCCGCGCTGCTCGCGCCCGAGGTGGTCGCGGACGGCTTCGGGTAGCGCATGGAAGTGGTCCGTGTACTCCGGACTCGTCATCTCGAGGGTGAGCTTCGTGTCCTCCATCGGGAAGAACCGCGGCGACCGGGTGATCCAGTCGAGGCGGTAGCCGTCCTGCCGGATGTCCTCGAGCAGTTCGCGGTAGACCTCGGCGGCGGACTGCCCGCTGCCGACGACGGCGATCGACCCGGCGTCGCGCAGGGCGTCCCGGTTCGGCAGGAACTCGGCGGAGTGGATCGCCGGCCCGGCGATCTCGCGCAGCGGGGCAGGGACCGACGGCTCCGTGCCGATGCCGACGACGACGTGGCGTGCGCGGTACGTCTCGGGACCCTGATCGGTCTCGGCGTGCACCGTGAACACGTCCGTCGTCGGGTCGTGCACGACCGCCGTGACGGACCGACCCCAGCGGAGGGTGTCGAGCTGATCGGCGGCCCAGCGGCAGTAGGCGTCGTACTCGCTGCGCAGGGGGTGGAAGTCCTCACGGATGTAGAACGGGTACAGGCGGCCGGTCTCCTTGAGCCACGCCAGGAACGAGAACGGCGACGTCGGATCCGCCATCGTCACCAGGTCCGCCATGAACGGCACCTGGATCGTGGCGTCGTCGAGCATCATGCCGTGGTGCCAGGCGAAGCCGTCGGCGCCGTCGAGGAACACCGCGTCGAGGTCGTCGAGCGGGTCGGTCAGGCAGGCGAGGCCGAGGTTGAACGGGCCGATGCCGATGCCGATCAGGTCGTGCACGGTGCGGTCGGTGGTCATCGCGTTGCTCCTTCCGGGGCGGTGGTGGTCGCGCGGACCCGTGCTGCCGTCGCGGCGACGTGGTCGAGCGAGGCACGCATCTGCGCCGGGGTCGTCTCGGGGTTGAGCAGGGTGAGCTTGTTGCACGGGCGGCCGTCGATCACGGTCTTCGCGATGAGGACCCGGCCCTCGGCGAGCAGGGCTGCGCGGATCGGGGCGACGAGCGCGTCGGCCTGCTCGTCGGTCACCCCGGCCGGCTGCCAGCGGAACAGCACGGTGCTGAGCTGCGTCGGGGCGACGAGCACCAGGTCGGGGTGCTCCTCGACGATCCGGTGGGTGGCGGCGGCGAGGTCGATGACGGCGTCGAACGCGGTGCCGATCGCGTCGGCGCCGGTCGCGCGCAGGGTGGCCCAGAGCTTCAGGGCGTCGAAGCGACGGGTGGTCTGCAGCGACTTGTCGACCTGGTTCGGCTCGGCGGCGTCCTCGGGGTTCAGGTAG of the Curtobacterium sp. TC1 genome contains:
- a CDS encoding lysine N(6)-hydroxylase/L-ornithine N(5)-oxygenase family protein, producing the protein MTTDRTVHDLIGIGIGPFNLGLACLTDPLDDLDAVFLDGADGFAWHHGMMLDDATIQVPFMADLVTMADPTSPFSFLAWLKETGRLYPFYIREDFHPLRSEYDAYCRWAADQLDTLRWGRSVTAVVHDPTTDVFTVHAETDQGPETYRARHVVVGIGTEPSVPAPLREIAGPAIHSAEFLPNRDALRDAGSIAVVGSGQSAAEVYRELLEDIRQDGYRLDWITRSPRFFPMEDTKLTLEMTSPEYTDHFHALPEAVRDHLGREQRGLYKGISADLVDELYDQLYRISARGPIPTSLRTETSVVDAEWLADRGTYRLTLRHEQLGETYEHEVERLVLATGYRPRAPRFLDPVEHLVARDSQGRLAVARDHHADTLGGRIWVQNAEEHTHGLTAPDLGMGAWRNASIIRSVTGRPVYGLEARIAFQEFGLPDTDQSTAPVAGAHRAPDRQVTERAEVPA